CAGACGCCTGCAGCAGACTTAACATACGTTTAAAGGTTGAGTTTTATCAAACATACATGGAGTCGTGTGAAGAATCAGATGTGGACTCTGTTGTTGTAActaaacagaaacagatttgATTCAGAAGAAATGACTCAaacttctgtttgtgtttcagaagCTGCTGAAGACGATGAAGATGAGgtgagaaataaagtttaaaaacacaaagtctcttaatgttttataattattattacattactatcattattattattattattattattaagacgAGGTGGGAATTAAAGTTTAAAGTCTCTTCGTGTATTTCTGACGTCACTGATTCTTCCTTTTCAGATGCCGAATCTGATGGACCTCACGATCAGTGAGTAACAGGTGTAGTTCAgtgtcaccatggaaacacagTGGTTAATGATGTAATCTGATGATGTAATGTGTTGTCAGACCCCAGGATCagtgactccttcacctccttccCGGCTCACAGTGACATGAGCCAGTTCACTTCCACCAACGGGACCTTCGGACCTCCACACGTCATCCCCGTACCGCTACACCCCATGACCCCTGACCTCcccatgacctctgacctccctcaGCAGGACTTCCAGCCTCAGGGCCAGATGGTGGATCAGGGGAGCTTCGTCCAAGACCTGAACTCCTTGCCCCCCCCGGCTGTCTTGGCCCCGATGGAGGCCGGCACGATTGGGGTCCAGAACCAGTCCTGCAAGTACGACCTCCTGAGCAGCATCCCACGTgagtgtgacctctgacctttcgCCCCTGGCCTTCAGGAGTCCACAGTTCTAGTCTTGATCCTAAACAGACCGGTTCCTTCTCGTCATGTGACTTgagcctagcttagcacaaaggcTGGAAGCAGGCATAGACTGCTAGCTTAGCTACATCAGAAGAGCTACCTGACTGACACCAAGTGGCTCCTGAGGTGTTCTCAGATAAACAGGTGACAGAATATTTATTGATACTGTTGAATATGTGTTATTGAAAGATTTTCTGAAACTTCACCTGGACACACCTGTTGTTCAGACCACAGCATCAGGTTCATATATTTTTACTAAATCTGATGagatttgcatttatttttgagATCAAATCAAAATTGTCTTTAAAttctttttgataaataataattactGACGTGTTCACTTATTGACTGAACTGATGAAGACTAGTTATATACAGTTGTATAATTATTTAGTGACAACACCTCTGTGCTGTACTAACGGATCTGGACCTGAAGTTTATCGTGATAATAAATGTCCTCTCTGTGTTGCCATAGTAACGGATCTCGACCTGAAGTTCCAGTACCGCGGCTGGCCAATGGGCTCTCTGACTGTCAGTAACCCTCAGGGCTGCCGGCTGTACTTCGGACACCTGGAGCCGTCTCCGGAGCGGGTCGAACTGTTCGGACCCATCACCCTGCAGCAGGTCCGGTTTCCAGGGACGGCTGAGATCCAGAATCAGAAGCAGCGGTTCTACACTGAGGCCCTGCTGGACGTAATGGACCGTGGCCTGATCCTTGAGATCTGGGAGCAAGACATCTACGCAGTCCGCCTTTGTCAGTGCAAAGTGTTCTGGTCTGGACCGGGCATACTCGAACAGGGTCCTCCAAATCCcatggagagggagaagaagatcAAAGTGTTCAGCCTCAACGACTTCCTGCAAGGTGACAAACgcctctaaccctaacccccctaACCCCCCTAACCCTGCAAGATGACTAACTCTCTGCTGTTCAGGTTCTTTGATCCGTTCGAGCCTCATGTGTAAAATAAACCGTCTGTGTGACAAACAGGGCTGATCTTGTTCCAGAGGGGCGAAGCGCCGAACCCTCCGCCCTTTGAGATCTACTTCTGTTTCGGGGAGGACTGGCCCGACAAGAAACCCAAAGAGAAGAAACTCATCATCGTGCAGGTTAGCAGTCTGTTGAAGTCATCACTCGGCCACTGGGGGGCACTCATACCAACGCATCAACTATCTAATGATTCCTCTTTTGTcacaatttaaatattttaagatagaAATAACTTCCTGTTAGCTGGGAGGACATCTTGGAATTTAGGATAACactaaaccaaatttgaggatTGCAACAAAATGTTGGACCCTTTCTAACATTTTGTTGTTCAGACATTAATAAACACCAATAACTTCTCAGACATTTTGTGGGATCAGTGTTtgctaactgacattattttACAGCTCACAATGCAGTTCGTTCAgcacaaatattcagtttttactCAGAATTGACAATTTAACATGTAAATCTTTCAAATTAAACCAAACATGTATTTTAACTTTGAACTTGTTTGGAAGGTTGACGTATTCACTGTGAGTTAAACAGATGACAGATCAACTGGTAGATGGACGACCCGACTGTCTTTAGTTCTTCTGTAATATGGTTCTCTGTTCTCAGGTGGTTCCTGTTGTGGCTCGGATCCTCACAGAGATGTTCTCTGGAGAACTCAACTGGTCCACAGACAGCATCCGGCTGCAGATCTCAAACCCGGACGTGAAGGACCAGACGGTAGAACAGTTCAAGGAGCTTCAGAGGCTCCTGCAGAGTCAAAACATCCAGGGGCCCTGGACCCCAAACGGCCCCTCAACAGGACTCTGACAGTGGGAACGGCTGATGGGTGTCTCATCAGGTCCAGGACCAGGGAGGTCCGCTTCCTGTTAAGGTTCCAGTACTAAAGCGTCTCACTGTGAACTGAGATCCTGATCACTTTAGGTTGTCTGTCCTGGATTTGTTGGTCTACAAAGGTTTAAACAGATTGATCAACAATAATCAGAATAAACTTCGGAACAGCGGAGAGAAAAGTTTAATTAGTAAACAAACATGAATCTGATGAAGTCGAGCTCGTCGAGTCATCCGCTGATCAGCTCTAAAGGAAATGTGATGTGAAGTGAGTTGCTGATCAATAACACATCTGAGTTTTAAACTGCTTTTAGATGATTTCAATAAACGCCGCTGCAGTATTCTTTCATACCACTTCACATTcttcttcactttgttttaataaagctGATTAAGATCAAGCTCCATCCTTTCACATGGTTTTTATTCCACAGATGGTCAGTTCGATCAGCTAATCAATATTAGGATCAATGATAATTCAGTGTTTAGTCTCTATATAAATTCACAACAGGAAGAAATGTGTTTCTACCTCGTTCAGATCTGAGTATCAGGTGACAAGAAACACAAACCAGTTGGACGTGAACTCCCAGCAGACGGGGGCTCCGCCAGGTGAAGGTAACACAAAgtaatgatgacatcacattacCCAGAGGGCAGCAGTGACATCACCTGATGGTGTCAGATTTCTGAGTGAACCTGGTTTTACAGGAAAGTTTGATCCAGATGTCTGGAACATGGTCTAAGACTAAACTAGGTGAAGAAGTTCTGCTCACAACAGACATCACAGTTTGAAGCTTCACTACAGTGTCgaatgaaactgaaatatttcacgGTTCCATGTTTGAGAATTCTgcatttcaaataaaagttaCTGAAGCTAAAAAGTTAGagatcaatcaattaatcatttaagctATTGATGAATTAAAAACCTCAGTCCGCTCTGATGTGAGTCTTGTACGTTGTGTTCGGTCTttttaaactgaacatttttgggCTGTGTGaacaatttgaagacgtcactgAAAATATAATGAGCTCTTTGTATTAACTTCAGCTGGACAGATTTATGTTCATTCTagagtttcttctttttcttcagtcGGTTCTagaaaagcaacatttgaattCTCACTTCATcagattttttcatttcaaacagctacaaaacagaaatgtgtgaagcagctgcaggtcaTCAGAGATCAGTCATCGCTCACCTTTCTCTGGTCAAACAGGAACGTCACTGTTGTGTTGCTTGTTCAGGTGTTAGAGCGCTCCGTCTGATCAGACCTGAATGGACTCAGTACTAGTGGTGGACAGAGAAACTGCCACTTTGACCACAGAGGGCAGTAAGGAGTCAGTTCCACATTCACTTATCAACAAACATGAGGAAGACAATTCAGTTTTCATGTTTGACCAGAGAAAGGTGAGTGATGATCTCTGATGaactgcagctgcttcacaaacTTTCAGgactaaaaactacaaactgaaACGAGTCGtttgttgtttcagttgtttttttattgtttacaacAAGGCTACATCACCGATGATGTCATGGTGTCAGTTTCTCTGTCTCATTTCCCAGAGTTCACTCTGTCTCACTTTGTGGCAAAACAACTAAAATTCAACCAAATGTTAAAAAGGTCAAAGGTGACGCCAAATCCTCCAGCATTAAGCCTCCACAGGCAGCCGCTCAGCCAAGAGCATCATGGGGTATCGTTTGGCTCTTTATATGGCACGGACAAAAACATCACGACCAAAgtccaaaaaataaatcttCTCTTAAAAACTGTTGACCAGGCACATCCTCCGTTTATTACTGATGATGATCCGGATCAGTTCACTGTGTGAACGCCTCCTGGACCCGACCCCGCCCACCTGACACCTGCTGCAGGTGAGGTCGAGGGGGGGGGTCGACTCCTCCTCAGTCAGTCTGTCCAATCAGTCCTCACTGTCTGTCCGCCTCAGAGTGATTCGTCCAGTCCCACATTCAAAGTCCCGCctccatcttcatcatcatcaccatcatcatcatctcgtCCCTTTGGATCCTCGTCTGCAGTTGCAGCTTTTTGCCGTCACCTCTGAATGTTGGCCAACAAAAGATTtaacctgaagaagaaaacattgatcattttttaaacacgaagaagaaaaacattgacTACACACTGGGAACAGTTTCTACTTGGACGGTTattgaatgtaaaaataaactgagGATTCTGATTTGATCATTTCTAAATGCAATGCACACCTGGTGGGCAGGTGaagtgttacctgtgtgaagtgttacctgtgtgaagtgttacctgtgtgaaGTGTTAACTGTGTGAAGTGTTAACTGTGTGAAGTGTTAACTGTGTGaagtgttacctgtgtgaagtgttacctgtgtgaaGTGTTACCTGTGTGGACTGTTACCTGTGTGAATTGTTACCTGTGTGGACTGTTACCTGTGTGGACTGTTACCTGTGTGaagtgttacctgtgtgaagtgttacctgtgtgaagtgttacctgtgtgaagtgttaactgtgtgaagtgttacctgtgtggactgttacctgtgtgaagtgttacctgtgtgaagtgttacctgtgtgaagtgttacctgtgtggactgttacctgtgtgaagtgttacctgtgtgaagtgttacctgtgtgaagtgttacctgtgtggactgttacctgtgtgaagtgttacctgtgtggactgttacctgtgtgaagtgttacctgtgtgaagtgttacctgtgtgaagtgttacctgtgtgaaGTGTTACCTGTGTGGACTGTTACCTGTGTGAAGTGTTACCTGTGTGGACTGTTACCTGTGTGAAGTGTTACCTGCGTGAAGTGTTACCTGCGTGaagtgttacctgtgtgaagtgttacctgtgtgaagtgttacctgtgtgaagtgttacctgtgtgaaGTGTTACCTGGTGTTGAGTGAAGGTCGCAGCTATCGGAACAGTCTGGTAAACTCTCTGATGGCCCAACACACCTGTTTACACTCCTCAGcactgaagagaagaagaaacagaagaacaTTGAAAGTTTGACACATTCTTCTTTAGTCAGACTGatgttgttgctatggttacagatGGATGTTATCCGTTGTGTTTAATGCTCTGTCACATCTTTGTCCTTCAATTAATGAACTTGGTCAaattttattagttattaaaCCTGGTTTGTTTCActtgtttgattttattgtgcAGGTAAAACAGTTTAAGTGCAGCCTGTCCATGATCAGGTAAAAACAttaccataaaaccaaaacaaaacatccccCTGATGTTCAGGTAAGTTCAGGTGTGTTCCCTCGGAGCTCAGGTGTTCCATTCCAGGACGAGTATGAACTCgactggttttattttatttttttttttttttcaactccaGTTTTTCTGCGTTCCACCTTCAGACCAACAAGTCTGAACAAACACCTGTCAGACACCTCAGGCTGCTGAGACGACCAATCAACACGCTACTCTGTCAGCTCCACACTGAGACAATGCTGATTAGTGGTGTCACAATTGTGATTCTAAATGGAAAATCGATTGAAATGAGTGTTAGATTTAGACCTTTGAAATCAAAAGCAGGATTCcacttgtatttttttcctctgtgtgggGGAAATATTTACGTCCCCCAGATCATTCTCTGGTCATTTTCTACCCCAGGAGCAGTAGGTCATGACCTGTCTACTTCAGAGtgcttcatctctctgtctactGAGGTTGGCTGGGGTAAACAGCTGTCCTGATAAGGCTGGCTGTCTCCTACAGTAACCAAAGTCAGGTGAGATATGCTGCGCTTTGTGCATATGGTCAGACTGGTCTCCTCATAGAATGGATAGAAAGTGACCTGTGTGGTCAGACTACATGACTTCAGTCAACTTAAATCAGTATAGTGTCTTGTTTATAGTTCAATAACCAATAAAGGTATAGAggtgtgaaaaataaagttttttggaGGTAGTATGGGTAATGATTTGGTGAAGGATTTAAATACTCTTGTCCGGAAGTACACGGCAGCAGAATTGAGCGGCATTGCACAGTGTTTTCACTTGTACTGTAACTCTGTTCTCCTCAATCAAGCTTAAATAAACGTTCCTGCGTAAGACATCCCGGTCTCCTGACAAGTTCTTTACTTTGACTTAACCTGCTCTACATCAATTCTTTAACACTCTCCACCTCCGACATACTTATGCACATctgaaggaaagaaaacatttcaaagacgACACAGCGTAGCTTACTGGTAGCCTCCAGCTGCATTACTTTTCAAAACACCATGGCTACTGTCGCAGTCAGAGATGATGGAGAAACAAAAGAACTGAAAAATCCTCCTGCTTCCTTGAAGTCATCGGTGTGGCAACGTTTTACCTTCCCCGTGAGGTGTGTAAACAACAAACGCATCGTTGATagaaaaactacagtttgtAGGCTATGCTACAGTTTACTAACGTTGGAAACGTACTGACAGATTCAAACTTCCTGCATCAATAATAAgccaaacattaaaacaaacaaaacctcttTCCTACTGTAGTAAGGTAGATTATGAGCTACAGTCGTCCTCTGAGCTGGACTACATTGGTCTCTAAGTACAGCCGGCTGTGAGACGAGTGTGCAGGGACAATCTACAAAGTGCAACACTTAAACTTAAGTTTCCTCAGCTGCAAAAAGTCACCAGAATAACTCAAGCTGTTGTTGTAAAGTacccttttaaataaattatttaaatttgactaAATGGCCTTAGTGtggtacatttaaaaaaatatggcaGTTATATCACACTTGATACCATGTAGCCGAtctttttaaagatgtaaaTGACAGCTGTCTGAGCATAAACCAATGATcaagtttgaaatgaaaatcgAATCGTGACCTTTAAATCAAAGGTCAACTCAAATTGTGGATATGGAGAATCATGACAACCCTACTGCTAACGTTACTCGTGTTGCTGATG
This genomic window from Thunnus maccoyii chromosome 23, fThuMac1.1, whole genome shotgun sequence contains:
- the irf5 gene encoding interferon regulatory factor 5 isoform X1; protein product: MSVQPRRIRLKPWLLAQVNSSRYPGLQWLNSDQRLFQIPWKHATRHTPTSEEENTIFKAWALETGKYQEGVDEPDPAKWKANLRCALNKSREFQLKYDGTKETPVQPYKIYEVCDQPPNAEAAEDDEDEMPNLMDLTINPRISDSFTSFPAHSDMSQFTSTNGTFGPPHVIPVPLHPMTPDLPMTSDLPQQDFQPQGQMVDQGSFVQDLNSLPPPAVLAPMEAGTIGVQNQSCKYDLLSSIPLTDLDLKFQYRGWPMGSLTVSNPQGCRLYFGHLEPSPERVELFGPITLQQVRFPGTAEIQNQKQRFYTEALLDVMDRGLILEIWEQDIYAVRLCQCKVFWSGPGILEQGPPNPMEREKKIKVFSLNDFLQGLILFQRGEAPNPPPFEIYFCFGEDWPDKKPKEKKLIIVQVVPVVARILTEMFSGELNWSTDSIRLQISNPDVKDQTVEQFKELQRLLQSQNIQGPWTPNGPSTGL
- the irf5 gene encoding interferon regulatory factor 5 isoform X2 — encoded protein: MSVQPRRIRLKPWLLAQVNSSRYPGLQWLNSDQRLFQIPWKHATRHTPTSEEENTIFKAWALETGKYQEGVDEPDPAKWKANLRCALNKSREFQLKYDGTKETPVQPYKIYEVCDQPPNAAAEDDEDEMPNLMDLTINPRISDSFTSFPAHSDMSQFTSTNGTFGPPHVIPVPLHPMTPDLPMTSDLPQQDFQPQGQMVDQGSFVQDLNSLPPPAVLAPMEAGTIGVQNQSCKYDLLSSIPLTDLDLKFQYRGWPMGSLTVSNPQGCRLYFGHLEPSPERVELFGPITLQQVRFPGTAEIQNQKQRFYTEALLDVMDRGLILEIWEQDIYAVRLCQCKVFWSGPGILEQGPPNPMEREKKIKVFSLNDFLQGLILFQRGEAPNPPPFEIYFCFGEDWPDKKPKEKKLIIVQVVPVVARILTEMFSGELNWSTDSIRLQISNPDVKDQTVEQFKELQRLLQSQNIQGPWTPNGPSTGL